Proteins from a single region of Chitinivibrionia bacterium:
- a CDS encoding S1-like domain-containing RNA-binding protein, whose product MEIGNYNELTVARILEKGAYLEDDEENEVLFPGTYFPENINIGDKIRVFVYCDSLDRPVATTETPFATVNQFAALKVKDVNNIGAFLDWGILKDLFVPHSQMLGAMRVGETVVVRILFDDKSNRLLATPRLRPFLKKPNAANYENGKKLDCIVCEIRDYGVFVIAEGDVSAMIQISEFRKLPKVGDKFSAFVRELRLDGKLTLTLTPVGIARGEFRDAIYEKLVAAGGFLPFNDNSSPKEIFDKFGLSKKSFKKLIGNLLKLKKIRMDEKGIYQSEQK is encoded by the coding sequence ATGGAAATCGGAAACTATAACGAACTTACGGTTGCGCGCATCCTCGAAAAAGGCGCGTATTTAGAAGACGACGAAGAGAACGAGGTGCTTTTTCCGGGGACTTATTTTCCCGAAAACATAAACATCGGCGATAAAATACGGGTATTTGTTTATTGCGATTCGCTCGATCGCCCCGTTGCTACGACCGAAACGCCTTTTGCAACGGTTAATCAATTCGCGGCGCTTAAAGTTAAAGATGTAAATAATATAGGCGCGTTTTTGGACTGGGGAATATTGAAAGATTTGTTTGTTCCGCACAGCCAAATGCTCGGCGCAATGCGAGTGGGGGAGACCGTTGTCGTGCGGATTTTGTTCGACGACAAATCCAACCGTCTGCTTGCAACGCCGCGGCTTCGCCCGTTTCTTAAAAAACCGAATGCCGCGAACTACGAAAACGGAAAAAAACTCGACTGCATTGTCTGCGAAATCAGAGATTACGGCGTATTTGTTATTGCCGAGGGCGACGTTTCCGCTATGATACAAATTTCGGAATTTCGCAAACTTCCCAAAGTCGGCGACAAATTTTCCGCTTTTGTGCGCGAATTAAGGCTTGACGGCAAATTAACGCTTACGCTTACGCCGGTCGGCATAGCAAGAGGAGAATTTCGCGACGCTATTTATGAAAAATTAGTTGCCGCAGGCGGTTTTTTGCCGTTTAACGACAATTCTTCGCCAAAAGAAATATTCGACAAGTTCGGGCTCAGCAAAAAAA